In the Styela clava chromosome 8, kaStyClav1.hap1.2, whole genome shotgun sequence genome, one interval contains:
- the LOC120337745 gene encoding uncharacterized protein LOC120337745 isoform X1, which translates to MVIMSMILIVELLLLLSSIALITNASQLQKSCISEGMEIDAGKLSKTTWYSGLMKQRLRSLVPDSLISRLQKLDSKLFQRKMGPEFIHLEHGEEMNGLANEAVSNMDNLLDNAAIVFLSDYENYFAALLCPLDKDHQVIRGFFPSPNPTL; encoded by the exons atggtcataatgagcatgattttaattgttgaattactcttactattgtcatcaattgcactgataacaaatgcaagtcagttacagaaaagctgtatttcagagggcatggaaatcgatgctggaaag ttatcaaaaaCTACGTGGTATTCTGGACTGATGAAACAACGTCTAAGGTCTCTTGTGCCTGATTCACTAATATCACGTCTACAGAAACTGGATTCCAAGctgtttcaaaggaaaatgggtccag AATTTATTCACCTCGAGCACGGAGAGGAAATGAACGGACTTGCGAATGAAGCGGTGTCAAATATGg acaaccttttagacaatgcagctatagtttttctttctgactatgaaaattattttgcggctttgttatgtccactcgacaaag ATCATCAGGTGATTCGTGGATTTTTTCCAAGTCCAAATCCAACTTTGTGA
- the LOC120337745 gene encoding uncharacterized protein LOC120337745 isoform X2 has protein sequence MVIMSMILIVELLLLLSSIALITNASQLQKSCISEGMEIDAGKLSKTTWYSGLMKQRLRSLVPDSLISRLQKLDSKLFQRKMGPEFIHLEHGEEMNGLANEAVSNMDHQVIRGFFPSPNPTL, from the exons atggtcataatgagcatgattttaattgttgaattactcttactattgtcatcaattgcactgataacaaatgcaagtcagttacagaaaagctgtatttcagagggcatggaaatcgatgctggaaag ttatcaaaaaCTACGTGGTATTCTGGACTGATGAAACAACGTCTAAGGTCTCTTGTGCCTGATTCACTAATATCACGTCTACAGAAACTGGATTCCAAGctgtttcaaaggaaaatgggtccag AATTTATTCACCTCGAGCACGGAGAGGAAATGAACGGACTTGCGAATGAAGCGGTGTCAAATATGg ATCATCAGGTGATTCGTGGATTTTTTCCAAGTCCAAATCCAACTTTGTGA